GTGTCGGGGTGTTTATCGATACGCAAAATATGTATCACAGCGCGCGCAACCTTTACAACGCGCGCCTAAACTTCGGTGCCGTGCTCGAAGACGCCGTCGCCGGACGCTTTCTTGTCCGCGCTATCGCTTACGTTATTACCACAGAATCGGCCGAGGAACAGCCTTTCTTCGAAGCGTTGGTTAAGCTCGGTATCGAGACCAAGACCAAAGACCTCCAGATATTCTCGAGCGGTGCCAAGAAGGCCGACTGGGACGTCGGCATAGCCATGGACGCCGTAAAAATGGCTCCACGCCTAGACGCTATTATCTTGGTAGCAGGGGATGGCGACTTCGTCCCGATGGTGGAATATCTAAGGGCCGAGACCGGCGCCCAAGTAGAAGTGGTGGCCTTCGGCAAGACCACGTCCGGCAAACTCCGCGAGGCGGCCGACGACTTCATCGACCTCGGCGAGAATCCTGATCGTTATTTAATACGCCCAACTAACCGCAGAACATATGCAAAAAAAGGAGTATAAGCTTGAACTGGCCGGTAAAAGCATTACGGCAGAATTTAATGACCTGGCCAACCAGACGAACGGCTCTGTTATCGTCAGTATGGGTAACACCAGGGTGCTCGCGACAGTAGTAATGTCCAAGAAAGACCGCGAGGGTATCGACTTCTTCCCGCTCGTCGTTGATTATGAAGAGAAGTTCTACGCCGCCGGCAAGATCCTCGGCGGGCAGTTCATAAGACGCGAAGGCAGACCTTCCGACGAAGCGATTCTGACTGGCCGTGTTGTTGACCGCACCATTCGCCCGCTCTTCAACCAGAAGATGCGCAAAGAGGTGCAAGTGGTACTGACCGCTCTGGCAGTGGATGATGACAACGACACCGATATTCCGGCAATCTTAGGCGCTTCGCTCGCGTTAGCCGTATCCGACATCCCGTGGGATGGACCTGTCGGTGCCACGCGCGTCTGCGGTTATGCCGATGCGACACTTGAGCTTAATCCTGACCATGCCAAGCGTGAGACATCCGCCTTCGACATGGTTATCTGCGGTAAGGCCGAGACTATCAACATGATAGAAGCCGAGGCAAAGGAAATTCCGGAGACTGTGGCTGTGTCTGCGTTAAATCTGGCACTCGAAGCAATTTCTAAACTCGAAGCTTGGCAGAAGCAGATTGTGAGCGAGATTGGCAAGAAGAAAGTTTCTTTCACGTTTCCAGAAACACCGACAGAACTTACCGCACTTTTTAATTCAGAAATTAAATCCAAGATGCCCCTCGCCATATTCAGTGGCGCAGGACACGAGGGAATACACGGTATTCAAGACGAATGGATGAGTTTAGTGGCCGAGAAATTCCCGGAAGGTAATCACAAGACATTTGCCTCACACCTCTTCGAAGACACTATCAATGACTTGGTGCATGAAGAGGCTATCGCAAATAACAAAAGACCCGATGGCCGTAAGATGGATGAGGTGCGTGAACTCTATGCGCAAGCAGGAGGAGTTTCACCTTTACTCCACGGCACCGGCATCTTCTATCGCGGGGGTACGCACGTTTTGACCGCGCTCACTTTGGGCGGGCCTAAGGATTCACAAATTCTCGACGGTATGGAGGTAGAAGGCAAGAAGTACTTTATGCATCACTACAACTTCCCGCCATTCTCGTCCGGCGAGACAGGCAGAATGGGTGGCATCAATCGTCGCGCGACCGGGCATGGTGCACTGGCCGAGAAGGCCCTTAAAGCGACTCTGCCTTCACGCGATGTCTTCCCGTATACAATAAGACTCGTTTCGGAATCAATGGCATCGAATGGCTCGACCTCGCAAGCATCGATCTGCGCCTCGACCTTGGCCCTCATGGACGGCGGTGTACCCATCACTCGCCCGACGGCCGGTATCGCGATGGGGCTAATGTCATATCCTGATGGTAGATATAAAGTGCTGACAGACATTCAAGGCCCGGAGGATCATCACGGTGATATGGACTTCAAAGTTGCCGGTACGACGGTCGGCGTCACGGCCATCCAGATGGACGTGAAAGTCGGCGGAATATCGGTAAAAGTTCTCTCCGAGGCCCTCGAACAAGGCAAGCAAGCGCGTTTACAAATAATTAGGACTATCGAAACAGCTATTCCGGCCCCGCGCGCAGACTTGGCACCAAATGCGCCAAGAATCGCTATTGTCAAAATCAATCCGGAGAAGATCGGCGCTCTTATCGGCCCCGGCGGCAAAGTCATTCAGGGTATTACCGCCTCAACCGGCGCGGATATTAATGTGGAGCAGGACGGCTCGGTCTTCATCTTGGGTAAAAAGGAACAGGTTGAGCTCGCCAAGAAACTCGTTGACGGAATAACTCATGAATATAAGGCCGGGGAGAAATTCGAAGGCCCGATTGTGCGCATCATGGACTTCGGCTTCTTCGTTGAGCTCTCGCCGAACCAAGACGGCATGGTACACGTATCGGAAATGGCCTCATTCAGGGTGAACAACATCCGTGACTATGTAAAAGAGGGGGACAGAGTGCCTGTCGTAGTAAAAGAAATAGACGAAAAAGGCAGAGTCAACCTCTCCATCAA
Above is a window of Candidatus Paceibacterota bacterium DNA encoding:
- a CDS encoding NYN domain-containing protein, whose product is MSIIKHKAQRVGVFIDTQNMYHSARNLYNARLNFGAVLEDAVAGRFLVRAIAYVITTESAEEQPFFEALVKLGIETKTKDLQIFSSGAKKADWDVGIAMDAVKMAPRLDAIILVAGDGDFVPMVEYLRAETGAQVEVVAFGKTTSGKLREAADDFIDLGENPDRYLIRPTNRRTYAKKGV
- a CDS encoding polyribonucleotide nucleotidyltransferase, with protein sequence MQKKEYKLELAGKSITAEFNDLANQTNGSVIVSMGNTRVLATVVMSKKDREGIDFFPLVVDYEEKFYAAGKILGGQFIRREGRPSDEAILTGRVVDRTIRPLFNQKMRKEVQVVLTALAVDDDNDTDIPAILGASLALAVSDIPWDGPVGATRVCGYADATLELNPDHAKRETSAFDMVICGKAETINMIEAEAKEIPETVAVSALNLALEAISKLEAWQKQIVSEIGKKKVSFTFPETPTELTALFNSEIKSKMPLAIFSGAGHEGIHGIQDEWMSLVAEKFPEGNHKTFASHLFEDTINDLVHEEAIANNKRPDGRKMDEVRELYAQAGGVSPLLHGTGIFYRGGTHVLTALTLGGPKDSQILDGMEVEGKKYFMHHYNFPPFSSGETGRMGGINRRATGHGALAEKALKATLPSRDVFPYTIRLVSESMASNGSTSQASICASTLALMDGGVPITRPTAGIAMGLMSYPDGRYKVLTDIQGPEDHHGDMDFKVAGTTVGVTAIQMDVKVGGISVKVLSEALEQGKQARLQIIRTIETAIPAPRADLAPNAPRIAIVKINPEKIGALIGPGGKVIQGITASTGADINVEQDGSVFILGKKEQVELAKKLVDGITHEYKAGEKFEGPIVRIMDFGFFVELSPNQDGMVHVSEMASFRVNNIRDYVKEGDRVPVVVKEIDEKGRVNLSIKRANPNFFTEKKSA